One Oryza glaberrima chromosome 11, OglaRS2, whole genome shotgun sequence genomic region harbors:
- the LOC127755528 gene encoding very-long-chain aldehyde decarbonylase GL1-11 has product MAASALDSAWEGLTGSFTEFQLATVVTFLLHETVFFLSGLPSLLFERFGLFAKYKIQKKSNTPSYQNRCVLRLILYHVCVNLPVMVLSYPAFKFMGLRSSLPLPHWTVIVSQVLFYFVLEDFIFYWGHRALHTKWLYKHVHSVHHEYATPFGLTSEYAHPAEILFLGFATIVGPALTGPHLFTLWLWMVLRVLETVEAHSGYHFPWSPSNFLPLYGGSDFHDYHHRVLYTKSGNYASTFVYMDWLFGTDKDYRNAKAIEEKDGKHL; this is encoded by the exons ATGGCGGCGTCCGCCCTCGACTCCGCCTGGGAG GGCCTCACCGGCAGCTTCACCGAGTTCCAGCTCGCCACCGTCgtcaccttcctcctccacgagaccgtcttcttcctctccggcctcccctccctcctcttcgaGCGCTTCGGCCTCTTCGCCAAGTACAAGATCCAG AAGAAGAGCAATACCCCTTCTTACCAGAATAGATGTGTGCTGCGTCTCATTCTGTACCATGTCTGTGTGAACTTGCCTGTAATGGTTTTATCCTACCCTGCCTTCAAATTCATGGGCCTGAGGAGCTCTCTTCCTCTGCCACACTG GACGGTTATTGTTTCTCAAGTTCTTTTTTACTTTGTACTCGaggattttatattttattggGGACATAGGGCACTGCACACCAAATGGCTATACAAGCATGTTCACAGCGTTCACCATGA ATATGCTACACCCTTTGGCTTGACTTCAGAATATGCCCACCCTGCTGAAATTTTGTTCCTTGGGTTCGCCACAATTGTTGGTCCGGCCCTCACTGGTCCGCACTTGTTCACTCTATGGCTGTGGATGGTGTTGAGGGTATTGGAGACAGTTGAAGCTCACAGTGGATACCATTTCCCATGGAGCCCATCAAATTTCTTGCCACTGTATGGAGG CTCCGACTTTCATGACTATCATCACCGTGTGCTCTACACCAAATCAGGAAACTACGCCTCTACTTTTGTTTACATGGACTG GCTGTTTGGTACGGACAAGGATTACCGCAATGCCAAGGCTATCGAGGAGAAAGACGGGAAGCATTTGTAA
- the LOC127754433 gene encoding uncharacterized protein LOC127754433, which yields MLRKGEAPGHQTPPHLHKDDGDDDDDAPSGFVKLISAEGFEFVVDKKAAMVSNTLRNMLTSPGGFSETREGEVRFPEISTPILEKICQYFYWSLHYSSGKETSEFQIEPEITLELMMAANYLDT from the exons ATGCTGCGGAAGGGAGAGGCGCCGGGGCACCAAACCCCACCCCACCTGCacaaggacgacggcgacgacgacgacgacgcaccgTCCGGCTTCGTCAAGCTCATCAGCGCCGAGGGCTTCGAGTTCGTCGTCGACAAGAAGGCCGCCATGGTCTCCAACACGCTCCGCAACATGCTCACCTCCCCCG GCGGCTTCTCCGAGACGCGCGAGGGCGAGGTTAGGTTCCCCGAGATCAGCACCCCCATCCTCGAGAAGATCTGCCAGTACTTCTACTGGTCGCTCCACTACTCCAG TGGGAAGGAGACATCTGAGTTTCAAATTGAACCGGAGATAACTCTGGAGCTGATGATGGCTGCAAACTATCTGGACACCTGA
- the LOC127754432 gene encoding mitochondrial uncoupling protein 1 codes for MPEHGSKPDISFAGRFTASAIAACFAEVCTIPLDTAKVRLQLQKNVAADAVPKYRGLLGTAATIAREEGAAALWKGIVPGLHRQCIYGGLRIGLYEPVKSFYVGKDHVGDVPLTKKIAAGFTTGAIAISIANPTDLVKVRLQAEGKLAPGAPRRYAGAMDAYAKIVRQEGFAALWTGIGPNVARNAIINAAELASYDQVKQTILKLPGFKDDVVTHLLSGLGAGFFAVCVGSPVDVVKSRMMGDSAYTSTIDCFVKTLKNDGPLAFYKGFLPNFARLGSWNVIMFLTLEQVQKLFVRKPGS; via the exons ATGCCGGAGCACGGGTCGAAGCCCGACATCTCCTTCGCCGGCCGCTTCACCGCAAGCGCCATCGCTGCATGCTTCGCTGAG GTGTGCACGATCCCCCTGGATACGGCCAAGGTGAGGCTTCAGCTGCAGAAGAACGTGGCCGCCGATGCCGTCCCCAAGTACCGCGGCCTCCtcggcaccgccgccaccatcgcgcGCGAGGAAGGCGCCGCCGCTCTCTGGAAGGGCATCGTCCCGGGACTCCACCGCCAGTGCATCTACGGCGGCCTCCGCATCGGCCTCTACGAGCCC GTGAAATCCTTCTACGTTGGCAAAGACCATGTCGGGGATGTGCCTCTCACCAAGAAGATCGCTGCCGGCTTCACCACTG GTGCCATTGCGATCAGTATCGCCAACCCCACTGACCTTGTCAAGGTTAGGCTTCAGGCGGAGGGCAAGCTGGCGCCCGGCGCCCCGCGCCGATATGCTGGGGCCATGGATGCCTATGCCAAGATTGTTAGGCAG GAAGGGTTTGCTGCTTTGTGGACTGGCATTGGACCCAATGTTGCGCGCAATGCCATCATCAATGCTGCCGAGTTGGCCAGCTATGATCAAGTCAAGCAG ACTATTTTGAAGCTTCCTGGGTTCAAAGATGATGTGGTCACTCACCTCTTATCGGGTCTGGGCGCGGGCTTCTTCGCTGTCTGTGTTGGTTCTCCAGTGGATGTG GTCAAGTCAAGAATGATGGGTGACTCGGCCTACACAAGTACTATTGATTGTTTCGTGAAGACGCTGAAGAATGAT GGACCTCTGGCATTTTACAAAGGCTTCCTCCCAAACTTTGCTAGACTGGGATCATGGAATGTGATAATGTTCTTGACACTGGAGCAG GTCCAGAAGCTGTTTGTGAGGAAACCTGGTAGTTGA
- the LOC127754431 gene encoding protein OCTOPUS-like, translating to MEDETVSVCGLHPGVAVTGFCPACLRDRLAGLHPPSDLRRCKSFSYYARSSSYMEPHPQQDALVLPDAADAPTNTKPALGSLGKRWQEWRRKSKLKHHHPPPATATDPALLARRSCDAFSTRTMLDEPRASYHPTLFVPRSDDQIPVEEEERAYVPGGSAQTRDYYLDSSSSSRRRRSVDRKSSSDAGDQIPRMVAAAANARVSPATELYHQPHTFHYHQPSFEPPPLLARERQEAKSKPKNKGIKGWSIWGLLHKKSSTTNSVGATASAFAGEARAAPPELRARGYDGQMLRCNSSVSARSSFSGIGSSFNGGRLGMRRADEVLLERNFSARYSSSSSCRYQFHKDDYSNSIANNSGAGAGSRPPRSSTLPRTSLGLYYY from the coding sequence ATGGAGGATGAGACGGTGTCGGTGTGCGGGCTCCACCCGGGCGTGGCGGTGACGGGGTTCTGCCCGGCCTGCCTCCGcgaccgcctcgccggcctccatCCGCCATCCGACCTCCGCCGCTGCAAGTCCTTCTCCTACTACGCCCGCTCCTCATCCTACATGGAGCCGCACCCGCAGCAGGATGCTCTAGTCCTCCCCGATGCTGCTGATGCTCCAACCAACACCAAGCCCGCCTTGGGCTCCCTGGGCAAGCGCTGGCAGGAATGGCGTCGCAAGTCCAAGCTCAAGCACCACCACCCgccccccgccaccgccaccgacccCGCGCTGCTGGCCCGCCGCTCCTGCGACGCTTTCTCCACCCGCACCATGCTGGACGAGCCCCGCGCGTCCTACCATCCCACGCTCTTCGTTCCACGCTCCGACGACCAGATccccgtggaggaggaggagcgagcttACGTGCCCGGCGGCTCCGCCCAGACAAGGGACTACTACCTCGACTCCTCCAGCTCCAGCAGGAGGCGCCGGAGCGTCGACCGCAAGTCCTCCTCCGACGCCGGCGACCAAATCCCCAGGATGGTGGCCGCGGCTGCCAATGCCAGGGTTTCACCGGCCACAGAGCTGTACCACCAGCCCCACACGTTCCACTATCACCAGCCAAGCTTCGAGCCGCCGCCATTATTGGCCCGGGAACGACAAGAGGCAAAGAGCAAGCCTAAGAACAAGGGGATCAAGGGGTGGAGCATCTGGGGCCTCCTGCACAAGAAGAGCAGCACCACCAACAGTGTGGGTGCCACTGCCAGTGCGTTCGCCGGCGAGGCACGGGCGGCGCCACCGGAGCTCCGGGCAAGGGGTTACGACGGCCAGATGCTCCGGTGCAACAGCAGCGTCAGCGCAAGAAGCTCATTCAGTGGAATTGGAAGCTCATTTAATGGCGGCAGGTTGGGGATGAGGAGGGCAGATGAAGTTTTGCTTGAGAGGAATTTCAGCGCCAGGtactcttcgtcttcctcctgcAGGTATCAGTTTCACAAGGATGATTACTCCAACTCCATTGCCAACAattctggagctggagctggaagCAGGCCTCCTCGTTCCTCCACCTTGCCGAGGACCTCACTTGGACTCTACTACTACTGA